In Apostichopus japonicus isolate 1M-3 chromosome 5, ASM3797524v1, whole genome shotgun sequence, a single window of DNA contains:
- the LOC139967361 gene encoding uncharacterized protein — MEALTSELVERKVTPKRSINRKKRRKQRDPKRLSFKIKFDGTSDKPSAWSENTTSNPEDTSLTQPTTTTGESDVDSGIEGTLEKHVVDLAPRSPVTNGPSSFIQPNLSDDENQSDTALDLSRNGVRAKLTQSQVVSEDNEIDDNHTRGSGNGNLKTDSGMKRAATSKIAWQHKMFKVTDSLSYNRKRLRTERLQQTHLLHSSSSSGTLVPQIEPDRTSFEHSVTMATSGLHVRLGSQPIITRAIEKPCFDEEINNNAAVRRTSKNKPDTFQQLPNGHKGLNRSRRIVANARERNRVHTISAAFEGLRRAVPCYSHNQKLSKLAILRIACSYILALANLADLDYSPSQNKLSFSECVDLCTMTLQAEGRSKRKKSHD, encoded by the exons atggaagcGTTGACTAGCGAACTCGTTGAACGTAAAGTCACCCCCAAGAGGTCGATTAACCGTAAAAAACGTCGAAAGCAAAGAGATCCGAAACGGTTATCGTTTAAAATCAAATTTGATGGCACTTCAGATAAACCATCAGCGTGGTCTGAAAATACTACCAGCAACCCTGAAGATACTTCACTAACCCAACCAACGACGACGACTGGCGAAAGTGACGTTGATTCTGGAATTGAAGGGACACTAGAGAAACATGTTGTGGATTTGGCACCTCGTAGTCCAGTTACAAATGGCCCGTCCAGTTTTATACAACCAAACTTATCGGATGACGAAAACCAGAGCGATACCGCTCTAGATCTTTCGAGAAACGGTGTCCGTGCAAAGTTAACTCAGTCTCAAGTTGTTAGTGAGGACAACGAAATTGATGATAATCACACTAGGGGCAGCGGGAACGGTAATTTGAAAACTGACAGTGGGATGAAACGTGCGGCTACATCGAAGATAGCTTGGCAACACAAAATGTTTAAAGTTACCGATTCGCTATCTTACAACCGAAAGCGACTTAGGACCGAGAGGTTGCAGCAGACACATTTATTACATTCCTCATCCTCTAGTGGAACGCTGGTTCCACAAATTGAGCCTGATAGAACCTCTTTCGAACATtcagttaccatggcaacatctGGCTTACATGTTAGGCTAGGCTCACAGCCTATCATTACTCGGGCTATTGAAAAGCCATGCttcgatgaagaaataaacaataacGCTGCCGTACGCAGAACGTCCAAGAACAAGCCTGACACCTTTCAACAGCTTCCAAATGGACACAAGGGACTGAATCGGTCACGAAGAATCGTGGCGAATGCCCGTGAACGGAACCGTGTGCATACAATAAGTGCAGCATTCGAAGGCTTACGTCGAGCTGTGCCCTGTTATTCACATAATCAAAAGTTATCTAAGCTCGCCATCTTGAGAATCGCCTGCAGTTATATCTTAGCGCTGGCAAATTTAGCGGATCTTGATTACAGTCCAAGTCAGAACAAGCTGTCTTTCAGTGAATGTGTGGATCTTTGCACAATGACATTACAAGCGGAAGGTCGATCAAAGAGGAAAAAG tCACATGACTAA